Below is a window of Coregonus clupeaformis isolate EN_2021a chromosome 15, ASM2061545v1, whole genome shotgun sequence DNA.
CAAGTGCTGTCAAATTGGGAGTTGATCATTACTagaaagccattttcaagtcttgccatagattttcaaaccgaTTTAAATAAAAACTGTAATAGTTCAGTTTGATTTATTGTCAACATCATTACCCTATTAATTAACTGTGATGGGAGATTCAGATTCAGTAAAGCTTTATTAGCATGAATGACAAAGCCACTAGCGAAGTGCGATTATGACATCAACAATAACAGTACAAAAaatatattaatattaataataataataataataataataataataataaatataaataataataataataattattattattattattattattatgataataATAGTAATGGTGATTAGAGAAAGGGGATATATTTGAAATGGATTACTAAAGTATATTATATAAGTACTTTGTTACAGTGGAACTGTAAACTGATACAACGTTACATGCATACTAagagcagagtggcgcagcggaagcgtgctgggcccataacccagaggtcgatggatcgaaaccatcctctgctatatGTTTTTCAGGGTTAATTTGTATGGTTATATACCAGCAAACTGTAGTTAAataaatatagctagctacaatGATCTATATTTACACGGGTATTGTTCATGTCTTGCTTTTGAATCACAAACTATAACaatttaaatataatttatcaaGAGGAAAAACGTTGTGACGTATGTGTGGGTAACTTTTATTTACTTCCGAGTAGGACTGGAGAAATGGCGGGTGTTTGCAGCGATACAATGGATGATTTGGAGGATGGAGAGATTTCTGGATCAAACTCTGATTCAGAAATGGGATCCACAGTTGATGTTAAACCCCAGGTAAGGAGATAATTCATTTAGACGTTCTTAAACATGAGCAATATGGATTGTTTGATTCTGCAAAGTGGGAATGGAAGCAAACGTTAGctaaagctagctaacgttagctacgttCGCGACGCTAGCTTTGCAACGTAGCTACAGCACAAATTGAAGAACAGTCTTTAGTTACAGCTTGCTAGAGGAGCACGTCGTCCACAAAGACTGCTgtagtttttttttgtttcaaGTCTTAGTGGTCCTAGTGCAAGTGTGTgctacatttagctagctagctagttcgcGTTGCTATGGTGTGGACACTGTCAAGCTAATTTCTGACTCTGCTGCACGTCATCTAATCTCGGTTATCTAGAAGTAATTCTCGAAAAATGGTCACTTCACATGaatctgtccacaagagattacaTGTCAACTAACGTTAATCAGAGGGGCCTACTACTTTGCTATTAAAACCTGTTACATTTTATGTAAAAATGTACATACCccaaagtaattatttatcatgagggCCATAACCAATACCTAGTAATACTTATACTGCCAGAAATattaaaatctcacctttctggtataaattgttataaattgctgaggtagTCACTTTTCAGGACAcaaagtacacagtacaaatgaTACAAATATGAAAATTCATACATTGTTTTCCTATTCCACAAAAGTGGGGGAATAGGGCTTGAAACGATTGAAaagctttctaaatatagtaagaCATTTATTTAGAAATGACTTACTATAATATTTCACCTTTCTTATAACTTTAAAATAGATATGATCATACATGGTGACAGTACAAAATTAGCACCATTTCATATAACTAGAGAGCATTTTCTGCCCAGTGTCCTCTGAGCGAAGTAGAGACGCCATTCAGATGCCTGCTGACTCTTTACAACTTCAGCTTTAAGGGATTTCATCCCTCTGTGACGAAGAGAAAGTGGTCttgtttcattttttttatttttttttttatgttgagtGCTCTAAATCCATCTGAGAACATCACTGTGAAATTAAACAGATTTTGCTGCAATCTCTAGGGTCTCCTGTTTCATATGCCGTATTGTAAGCAGAGCTGCGAGGTTCACAGGCAGAGGAAATTGATCctttgtctggataggccagaaaatgTGACATGTCACTCCTTATGCAAGTGAGGTGTCAGATTTAACATACTGCATCTCAGATGAGAGCGGAGAACGGCATGTGAAACAGGACCACCAAAGCATTCACGGAGTGCACAAAAATGTAGGTCAGAACTGGTCCAGAACCGGTCAGAGTCCCCTAAATAGGGGACTTAACATTTAAGACGTTTTTGAATGGCCTTGTATAATTTACTTTGTGCACGATTGTTTATTTTAATCACTTGTATAGATTAAAAAGGCTTTGTCATTCTGACATCTGAAAATGATCTGACAGTCTTCTCTTCTCTTACCACCTAGATGCCTGCAGCAGCTCCTACTTTCAGTGGCCAGTCTTTCCAGAGCAGGGCCCTTCCACAGACAGCCCCGTCAGCCACAAGCTACCGCAGCACCATGAGAACCGCAGACTCCAGCGAAAGCGAACCAGACTCTGATGAGGACGCAGCGGTGTGGAGGCGGAAGCGGCAGAAGTGCTCCAACGCTCCCCAACCTGCGCCGGTCCCCACTCCCCGCTTCGTAGCCCCCCAGGCTAACCCGGGTGCACCAGGCGGCCGCAAAGTCAACAACATCTGGGGCTCTGTGGTTCAGGAGCAGACCCAGCAGGCAGTGGAAGCTGAGCTGGATTTCCTTGGTGTGGATGGTGCCATTAGCATGGCCAGCAGGCAGGTGGAGACCTACAACTACGTCCTGGCCCGCAAGctcatggagaaggagagggaggaacagGAGCCGGGCGAGGTAGCCATGTTGGACACTCAGCTGGATGAGTACATGAAGCGCGGCGGGCCGGCCGCCGAAGAGAATGGAGGCGGCCATTTTAAGAGGAAGCGATCGGCCAAAGAGAGGCTGGGCCCCAGGGCTGAGATGGACATCAAGGGCCGGTatgagatcacagaggaagaccCAGACGACAGGGTGATTGAAGAGATAGCCCACAGGTGAGCTGGTTGGTTGAAGTATCTCGGCTATGTAATATTTGGCCATATGAAATGTTTGGCTTGCCATGCGGGCTAAATACAATGTCATTATTTTCTTCTTTCCACAGTGTCAACGATATCACACAGTCGTACAATAACCTCATACTAACTTGCGGATCCCTTTTCTCCCCTCAAGGCTACAAGAGCCCAAAAAGGAATTGATTGAGCGAGTAGTGAGAGTCATTGGGAAGAAGAAAGCAATTGAACTGCTTGGAGAGACTGCCACACTTGAGGAGACTGGTGGTGTGTACACTATGGTATGCATCTGTTCTCGTTTCAGTTTATATGAGATAGATATAGCTGAGTTAATTGACAACTCCTGTTATATGATAACCATAATGTCCCAATTCTCGTCGCAATTAATCAACACTTGTGTAACTGCATGCCTTTCTAAACAGATTTGAATTAGAACCCTTATGCTAGACTGGTCTGTA
It encodes the following:
- the phax gene encoding phosphorylated adapter RNA export protein; translated protein: MAGVCSDTMDDLEDGEISGSNSDSEMGSTVDVKPQMPAAAPTFSGQSFQSRALPQTAPSATSYRSTMRTADSSESEPDSDEDAAVWRRKRQKCSNAPQPAPVPTPRFVAPQANPGAPGGRKVNNIWGSVVQEQTQQAVEAELDFLGVDGAISMASRQVETYNYVLARKLMEKEREEQEPGEVAMLDTQLDEYMKRGGPAAEENGGGHFKRKRSAKERLGPRAEMDIKGRYEITEEDPDDRVIEEIAHRLQEPKKELIERVVRVIGKKKAIELLGETATLEETGGVYTMDGSRRRTPGGVYLNLLKNTPSITSEHLKEIFYNEIQKDYKGKKSAQKRRRHVVAKKMKQAINTLNLQEHDDVSRETFASDTNEALESLEVVAEEEGQQEPEPEPEPAMGTEDTPVVYNAADLEVF